From Anopheles coluzzii chromosome 3, AcolN3, whole genome shotgun sequence, the proteins below share one genomic window:
- the LOC120958402 gene encoding lipase member H — protein sequence MVLSEGQLALCTVFTLWLGGLPLMYSPAPRGDCDNCCPIREPKDIQFFLFTRQNPDTGDTLFVSDKKHLRASHLNRTNPLVIYLHGFSERAPGGAGESSKQMKDALLAADDYNVVLVDWSPLTALPWYVNSVQNGPRVGRYIARFVRFLVLSEFPLEKIHLIGFSLGAEVAGFAGKTLNEWGLKLPRITGLDPAFPLYVFERASQRLSPKDAEFVDVIHTDGGLLGYPWPLGHVDFYPNGGVPLQPGCAQQELAKNRWLGVFIGCSHARAWQYFAESLTRPQGFLCERCEPTDAPASGAASRSTRDTNNCTMTREVFMGMYTDRTLRGKFYLSTNPQPPFGKNLMPHEQQQKQQQLPVQRKS from the exons atggTGCTAAGCGAAGGACAGCTGGCACTGTGCACAGTGTTCACCCTATGGTTGG GTGGTCTGCCTTTGATGTACTCGCCGGCGCCCCGCGGTGACTGTGATAATTGCTGCCCCATCCGGGAGCCGAAGGATATACAGTTCTTTCTCTTCACACG CCAAAACCCCGACACCGGTGACACCCTGTTCGTGTCGGACAAGAAGCACCTCCGGGCGTCCCACCTGAACCGCACCAATCCGCTCGTCATCTATCTGCACGGCTTTTCCGAGCGGGCGCCCGGCGGGGCGGGCGAAAGCAGCAAACAGATGAAGGATGCGTTGCTCGCCGCCGACGACTACAATGTGGTGCTGGTGGACTGGAGCCCCCTCACCGCGCTGCCCTGGTACGTGAACTCGGTGCAGAATGGGCCGCGCGTCGGTCGCTACATTGCACGGTTCGTGCGGTTTCTGGTGCTGTCCGAGTTTCCGCTCGAGAAGATCCACCTGATCGGGTTCAGCCTCGGCGCGGAGGTGGCTGGGTTCGCTGGCAAAACGCTGAACGAGTGGGGCCTTAAGCTGCCCCGCATCACCG GTTTAGATCCGGCCTTCCCGCTGTACGTGTTTGAGCGTGCCTCCCAGCGTCTCAGCCCGAAGGATGCGGAGTTCGTCGACGTCATCCACACGGACGGCGGCCTGCTAGGCTACCCGTGGCCGCTCGGGCACGTCGACTTCTACCCGAACGGTGGCGTCCCGCTGCAACCGGGCTGCGCCCAACAGGAGCTGGCCAAAAACCGTTGGCTGGGTGTATTTATTGGCTGTAGCCATGCCCGAGCCTGGCAGTACTTTGCCGAATCGCTCACCCGACCGCAAGGCTTCCTCTGCGAACGGTGCGAACCGACCGACGCTCCGGCCTCCGGTGCAGCGAGCCGCTCGACCCGAGATACCAACAACTGCACCATGACGCGGGAAGTGTTTATGGGCATGTACACGGATCGGACGCTGCGCGGTAAGTTCTACCTCAGCACCAACCCGCAGCCACCGTTCGGGAAGAATCTGATGCCGcacgaacagcagcaaaagcaacagcaactgcCGGTGCAGCGAAAATCCTAA